From Deltaproteobacteria bacterium:
TCGAGAAGGTTTTCCCGCGTCAGCAGGTCTGAAAAGACGCGGTCGTCCCACTTGTAGGTTGCGAGGTCGAAGGTCTTCTCCTCGCCTTCCTTGATTTTCCTTTTCTGACCCATGACTTGCCCTCTATTGAGTACTCTCCCTTTCAGGATTACCGGAATATATAGGTAATTGATTATTCTATGGCACCAGATATGGTAGGTCAATAAAAATTCAGCCCTCTCTTATCCCTTCTTCCCTACACCCTGATTATCGAGTGTCCCGACGAATTTATGCTGGAAAAATCTTTCCATGATCCCTATGTTATAATCTTAGGAATCATGCTATAGAAAAATGATACCCCTTTAAATGCCATGTAAGAGTGAATTGGAGAGACCTTTGAAAAATGTTCAATTTTGTCCAAGGGTCAAGGAAGGCGAAAATTTTAACCGCAGGAATACATTGGAGTATTTCGAGGATTAAAATCTGAGTCTGACGCAGAGATTGGGCAAAAGGGGGCGTTTTTCAAAGGTCTCTTGGAGGCTGCCGGACGGGAAACACATCGAGAGGTTTCTCCATACTGGAATCTGAGAGGAGAGGGACATGACGATCTACCGGGTGACCTTCCAACCGGACGGAAAATCCATCGATATTGAAGAGGGAACGACGATTGCGGAAGCCGCCCAAAGGGCAGGTATTTACATCAATAATCTTTGCGGTGGCGAAGGCGTTTGCGGCGAATGCCGTGTCCAGATCTTGCAAGGATCGGCCGAAGCTGATGAAAGCTCTACGGCCTTCTTTTCCGAGAGCGAACTGGAGCAGGGTTTTGTCCTGGCCTGTCAGACGGAAATCCACGACAACCTGGAAGTCGAGATTCCCCCGGAATCCAGACTTGAGGAAGAACAGATCATGACCGAAGGAGAAGCACAGGCCGGCACCCCTTCCGATCAGCCGGACCAGGCCCTTTCTTTTTTCCCTCTTAAACCTCTGGCTCGAAAAATATATCTGGAGCTGCCAGAGCCGACCCTTGAAGACAATATCACCGACATTGAACGGATTTCCCGGGAACTCCGGCGAAAGCTGGGATGGCATTCCTACGACATTGATCTCTATTGCCTGCAAAACCTCTCGGACAGGCTCAGAGACAACGGCTGGAAGGTGACCACCACGGTGGTCAAGGACAAGGACAGATACCGCATACAGAAGATCGAGCCGTTAGACACCTCCACCAAGAATTTCGGCATCGCCGTGGACGTTGGAACCACGACGATCGTCGCCCAGCTCGTCGACCTGCGTTTGGGGTCCGTTCTGGGGGTGGAAGGCACCCATAATCTCCAGGCCCAATATGGAGAGGACGTGATCTCCCGGATGATCTTCGCTTGCAACAAGAACGGCCTCCAGCCCCTCCAGGAAGCCGTTGTAACCAACATTAACCAGTTGATAGAAAGCCTTACCCGAAAACAGGGACTGGAACCCGAGGATATCGGCATCGTCGTGGCGGCGGGCAACACCACCATGAGCCATTTTCTTCTGGGCCTGACCCCCTGTTTCATCCGGCTGGAGCCTTACGTCCCCACCGCCGACGTCTATCCCCAAATCCTGGCCCGGGATATCGGCATTCATATCCATCCGCGTGGGGTGCTGGAGACGCTTCCGAGCGTGGCCTCTTACGTTGGCGGGGACATTGTGGCCGGAGTCGTGGCTTGCGGCATCGCCGACCACGGGGAGGTACAGGCCCTGATCGATATCGGAACCAACGGGGAAATCGCCGTCGGCAACAATGAATGGTTGGTCTGTTGCTCGGCTTCGGCAGGCCCCTCATTCGAAGGAGGGGGCACCCGTTGCGGGATGCGGGCCATCCGGGGGGCCATTGAAAAGGTGGAGATCCTGGACGGCCGGGTCACCTACCAGACCATCGGCGGGGCCAAGCCTTTGGGGATTTGCGGATCAGGGCTCATCGACTGCATCTACGAACTCGTCAAAAACGGGATAATCGGGGCCGAAGGAAAATTCAACCAGGACCGGGAGGATCCCAGGCTGACTTACGAGGAGGGCATTCCTCAATATATCATCGCCTGGCCCGAAGAGACGGAAAAGGGAGAAGCAATCGTTTTCACGGAATCGGATATCGATAACCTTATCAAGTCGAAGGGATCGGTATTTGCGGCCATCAAGTCCCTGGTCGACTTCATCGGCCTGGGTTTCGACCAGTTGGAGACATTTTACGTGGCCGGAGGTTTCGGAAATTACCTCAATATCGCAAAGGCTATTGCCATCGGGCTGCTGCCGGACATTCCCCAGGAAAAGATCAAGTTCATCGGCAACAGCTCATTGACGGGGGCAAGAATGGCCCTTGTCTCGGAAGCGGCTTTTGAAAGATGCCTGGAGGTCTCCCGCTCCATGACCAACATTGAACTGTCCAATTACCAGCCTTATATGGACGAGTATATCGCCGCCCTTTTCCTACCTCACACCGACCGGAGACTGTTTCCTTCCGTTCGGTACTGACCAAAGAGGAGAGGATTTCACCAACGTATGAAGGAGGTAACGAGGTAACCGGCTTTGTTTTTCATGTCCATCCCCTGCCGCTGCAACAGGAGATGCCGGCTGATGACTGCCATCCATAACGTCTCCTTTTCCCCCGGGTTTTTTTCCGTTGACAAACAAAAGGGGAATGAATTATTAACTTTTTGAAATTCCAGACTTTAACTGAGATTGGGCAAAGTTAGGGATTTTGCGGGAGACTCCAACCAAAAACCTTTTCCCCCGGCCATGCCGGGGCAACTTGAACCCTGGTTGAACGCGCCATGATGAATTTACCCTTCCGTCCATTATGCGTGCTGTTTCTTTTATTGCCGTGCATGATCTTCCCAGCACCTGGGGAGGCCAATGCTCAGGAGCCGAAAAAGATCCTGAGCATTGAGGCCTACGATATGCTCAATACGGTCCCGGACACCTATCTTATCGACGTGAGGACCAGGGCGGAATACCAGTTCGTCGGCCATCCATACAAGGCCTACCTCTTCCCATACATGTTCTTTACGGGCCGATTCGTGAAAGAGAATGGACAGTCGGGCTACCTTCCGACCAAAAAAAACAAGGCGTTCATCGAACAGATCAGCAAGGTCTTCAAAAAAACGGACAACCTCCTCATCATCTCCCGGGACGGCACCCGGAGCGCCTTGGCCGCTAAAGAACTGGTCAATGCAGGCTTCAAAAAGGTATTCAACGTGGCTGACGGTTTCGAGGGTCCCGAGTTTCCCTCCTTCGAAGACGACAACCGGGACAAATTCTACCGGCAACTGGCCAAGAGCAACAATATTTACGGGTTTGGGCACCGGCGCCATTACGGATGGCAATTCTGGGGTCTTCCCTGGACTTACGAAATCGACGCCAAATACATCTACCCCCCGGATCTGGTGCAACCCAAGAAAAAATAGTCTATATCCGGTATTGGAAAGGATGAAAGCGATGGAATCCGAAGAACTGATTCAACTCATGGAGCAAGTGGAACAAAAAGGGATCGGCTGGGAAAAGGTCGAAGAAAAGATCAAGGTCTCCCATGATCTCTTGAAACTTTACGCCCGATCGGGGCCTGTGCCTGTCACTATCACCAAGGGGTTGAAAACCCTCCTCCAGGAGGAAGGCGAAGGAAAATAGACATGAGAGGGCCGTTAAAGGGGTCTTCTCAGGAATCCCGACATAAAAAGAGCGAGGAGGGTCTTTCCATCCTGGATTCGACCCTCCCTGACCAAGACCTCCAAGGCTTCGGCACCGATCGGCTCCACAGAAGTGATCTCCCTCTCATCAATGGTTCTTTCCACCTGTTCGAGATTATACCCACAGTAAAGATGGATCCGTTCGTTTGAGTACCCGATGGCTGGTGCATAGGTATAAAGATACTCGATCCTTCCGGCTTCGTACCCTGTCTCCTCCCTTAATTCCCGGCGGATACAATCCTCCGGCCTCTCCCCCGGGTCGACCTTTCCGGCCGGGATTTCCAGGGTCTCGCGTCCCAAGGCGTACCGAAACTGCCTGACCATGAGAATCTTCTTCTCTGAGAGAAAGGGGACCACAGCCCCCGCCTCGGGATGATCTATCTTGATCCTCTTGCCGGTCGCTCCGTTCCGCAGGCGAACCTCGTCCAGGGCCACGGTGAAGCTATGGGTGCTTAGCGTTCCCAGGGTGGTGATTTTTTTCTCCATATCTGCAGATTACTTTCTCTCCTAAAAGGTTTTCCATCTCCCTGATCATATCGGCACTGGGCGATACCTTGAAAAAGGGCGCCGATACCACAAAGACTCTGCCTTCACCCGGATCCACCCTGAAAAGGACATTGGACTCACCGGGGTACTTAAAAAGAATCTCTTTGACCTCCTCCAGGTTCTCCCTCTTAAGGACCGGCTGTCGGAGCGTTAATTCCACCACCTTTACAGCGTCCTGGCGGGCCCTATCCATGGAGAGGATTTCCTGGGCGATGATCTTCGCCGAATTTTCCTCCACCTCCGCCGTGCCCCGGATCAGTAACGGGTCCTCGCTCTTCAGCAGATGGGTGTAATGGTTGAAGGTATCGGGGAAAATTACCACCTCAACGGAACCGGTGGGGTCCTCGAAAGACAGAACCGCCATCTTGTCTCCCTTTTTCGTCCGTTTGATCTTGATCTTTTCAATGACACCGGCCACGTCCACCTTGCTCTTGTCCGGGAGGTTCGGAAGCTCCTGGATGGAGCAGCTTGCGAGTCGGCTGACTTCTTCCGTGTATCGATCCAGTGGATGGCCGGTGATGTAAAAACCCAGGGCCTCTTTTTCCCTCCTCAGCCTCTCCTTCTCACCCCAAGGCTCAGCCTCGGGAAGATCCAATGTGCCGCACCCATTGAGTTCATCCTTGCTGAGGGCCGAAAAGATGCTCAGCTGGCTGGTGTCGTGATTCGCGCTGCAGAACCGGGTGACCCGGTCCAGTGAAGCAAAGAGCCTGGCCCTTTCTATTCCTGTGAAGTCGAAGGCGCCGCACTGCACAAGCCCTTCCAGGACTCTCCTGTTGACCTTGCTCCCATCCACCCTGTTACAAAAATCCACCAAGTCTTTGAAGGGTCCCCCCCGGCTCCGTTCCTCGATGATGGATTCCACGGCTTTGAGCCCCACGTTCTTTACAGCCGCCAACCCGAATCGGATGCTCTCCCCGACCACCGCAAAATCGGCCTGACTCTCGTTGAGGTCGGGGGGGAGGATCGGGATGCCCATCTCACGGCACTCGGCGATGTTCTTGATGGTTTTATCCTGGTTCCCCATGTCCTGGGTCAACAATGCAGCCATGAATTCCACGGGGTAGTGGGCCTTCAGGTAGGCGGTCTGATAGGCGATGAGGGCATAGGCCGCCGAGTGGGACTTGTTGAAGCCGTATCCTCCGAATTTGTCGATGAGGTCGAAGAGGGTCTCAGCGGTCTTGGGATCCACCCCGTTACGGCTCGCTCCCTCGATGAACCGCTCCCTGTGTCTGGCCATGACTTCCGGTTTTTTCTTACCGATGGCCTTCCTCAACTCATCGGCCTCCGCCATGGTGTAATTCGCCAGGACCTGGCCGATCTTCATGACCTGCTCCTGGTATAAAATCACCCCGTAGGTTTCCTTCAAGATGGGTTCGAGTTGAGGGAGCATATAGGTGATCTTCTTTGAACCGTGCTTTCCGCCGATGAAATCTTCCACCATGTTGCTCCCCAGGGGACCGGGACGGTAAAGGGCCACCAGGGCCACCAGGTCTTCGAAGACCTCGGGCCGGAGACGGCGGAGCAGTTCCTTCATCCCGGAACTTTCCAGCTGAAAGACACCGGTGGTTCTCCCTTCACTGCATAGCCGGTAGGTAGCCTCATCCTCCAGGGAAAGCTTGTCGATGTCCAGCCGCACCCCCTTGTTTTTCTCGATCAGGTCAAGGGCCTGGCGGATGACCGTGAGGGTCTTGAGGCCGAGAAAGTCAAACTTGATGAGACCCAGCATCTCAATCTGATCCATGGTGAACTGGGTCATGATTTCATCGTTGGCCCCCTTGAAGAGAGGCAGGTATTCAACCAGGGGTCGGTCGGAAATCACGACACCCGAAGCATGGGTTGAAGCGTGCCGGGAGAGGCCCTCAAGAGAACGGGCGATCCTTAGGAGCCGTTTGTGGGACTCTTCCCCCTCTTCCAGCTTCCTGAGCTCCGGCTCTTCTTTCATGGCCTTTTCCAGGCTCACGTTGGGACCGGCGGGAACCATCTTGGCGATCCGATCCACCTCTCCATAAGGAATATTCAGGACGCGTCCCACGTCCCGGATTACGGCCCTGGCCTTCATGGTCCCGAAAGTAATGATCTGGCCCACGTTTTCCCTGCCGTATTTCTCCGCCACATAGTGGATCACTTCGTCCCTGCCCTTGATACAGAAGTCGATGTCGATATCCGGCATGCTGATCCGCTGGGGATTCAGGAATCTTTCGAAGATCAGCCCGTATTTCAAGGGATCGATGTTGGTGATAGTGAGGCAATAAGCCACCAGGGACCCTGCAGCGGACCCCCTTCCCGGCCCTACCGGGATGTTATGGCGCCTGGCGTAATCGATGAAATCTGCGACAATAAGAAAATAGCCGGAAAATCCCATCCGGATGATGATATCCAGTTCGTACTCGAGCCTGTCCCGGTATTCCCCCACGGTTTCCTCTGAAAGAGGCCCCTCCTCCTCGGCTTCCTTCCGGGCAAGCCTCCTCTGCAGTCCCTTGCGGGCCTCTTCCGCCAGCATATCGTTCAGGCTGGTTCCCTCCGGCACCTGGAATACTGGAGGCTTGTAATTGCCGAATTCCATCTCGTAGTGACAACGCTTCGCAATATCGATGGTATTATCCAAGGCCTCGGAGAAGTCTTCATCCCCGAAGGAAGAAATCATCTCCTCCCTAGATTTGAAATAGAATTCGTCGTTGGAAAACTTCAGGCGATTCGGATCTTCCAGGGTCTTTCCCGTCTGGATACAGAGCAGGGCGTCATGGGCCTGTGCATCTTCCCTCTCGAGGTAATGGCAATCGTTCGTCGCGGCGAGGGGAAGGGAAAGTTCCCGCCCCAGTTCCCTGAGGACCTTGTTGACCTCCTGTTGTTCGGGGAGCATGTTGGCCTGGACTTCAAGGTAAAACCGCTCCTTGTCAAAAATAGAAGCCAACTCTCTGGCCTTCTCCCTGGCCTGATCAATGCGGCCCCTATTGATCAGATAGGCCACCTCTCCTTTCAAGCAGGCTGAAAGGGCCAGGAGCCCGGCGTTGTATTGCCTGAGCAATTCCATGTCCACGCGGGGATGGTAATAGAATCCCTCCAGGTGCCCGAGGGTGACGAGCCTGCACAGGTTTCGGTACCCCTCATCGTTCATCACGAGAAGGACAAGGTGATAGGCAT
This genomic window contains:
- a CDS encoding DUF4445 domain-containing protein → MTIYRVTFQPDGKSIDIEEGTTIAEAAQRAGIYINNLCGGEGVCGECRVQILQGSAEADESSTAFFSESELEQGFVLACQTEIHDNLEVEIPPESRLEEEQIMTEGEAQAGTPSDQPDQALSFFPLKPLARKIYLELPEPTLEDNITDIERISRELRRKLGWHSYDIDLYCLQNLSDRLRDNGWKVTTTVVKDKDRYRIQKIEPLDTSTKNFGIAVDVGTTTIVAQLVDLRLGSVLGVEGTHNLQAQYGEDVISRMIFACNKNGLQPLQEAVVTNINQLIESLTRKQGLEPEDIGIVVAAGNTTMSHFLLGLTPCFIRLEPYVPTADVYPQILARDIGIHIHPRGVLETLPSVASYVGGDIVAGVVACGIADHGEVQALIDIGTNGEIAVGNNEWLVCCSASAGPSFEGGGTRCGMRAIRGAIEKVEILDGRVTYQTIGGAKPLGICGSGLIDCIYELVKNGIIGAEGKFNQDREDPRLTYEEGIPQYIIAWPEETEKGEAIVFTESDIDNLIKSKGSVFAAIKSLVDFIGLGFDQLETFYVAGGFGNYLNIAKAIAIGLLPDIPQEKIKFIGNSSLTGARMALVSEAAFERCLEVSRSMTNIELSNYQPYMDEYIAALFLPHTDRRLFPSVRY
- a CDS encoding NUDIX hydrolase — translated: MEKKITTLGTLSTHSFTVALDEVRLRNGATGKRIKIDHPEAGAVVPFLSEKKILMVRQFRYALGRETLEIPAGKVDPGERPEDCIRRELREETGYEAGRIEYLYTYAPAIGYSNERIHLYCGYNLEQVERTIDEREITSVEPIGAEALEVLVREGRIQDGKTLLALFMSGFLRRPL
- a CDS encoding DNA polymerase III subunit alpha, with the translated sequence MTTNRIPGKEVNQTSNFTHLHVHTEYSLLDGAIRIKQLLKKSAALGMEAVAVTDHGNMFGAVQLFREASKTTVKPILGCEVYVAPGDRRDRTHYRDGGPNAYHLVLLVMNDEGYRNLCRLVTLGHLEGFYYHPRVDMELLRQYNAGLLALSACLKGEVAYLINRGRIDQAREKARELASIFDKERFYLEVQANMLPEQQEVNKVLRELGRELSLPLAATNDCHYLEREDAQAHDALLCIQTGKTLEDPNRLKFSNDEFYFKSREEMISSFGDEDFSEALDNTIDIAKRCHYEMEFGNYKPPVFQVPEGTSLNDMLAEEARKGLQRRLARKEAEEEGPLSEETVGEYRDRLEYELDIIIRMGFSGYFLIVADFIDYARRHNIPVGPGRGSAAGSLVAYCLTITNIDPLKYGLIFERFLNPQRISMPDIDIDFCIKGRDEVIHYVAEKYGRENVGQIITFGTMKARAVIRDVGRVLNIPYGEVDRIAKMVPAGPNVSLEKAMKEEPELRKLEEGEESHKRLLRIARSLEGLSRHASTHASGVVISDRPLVEYLPLFKGANDEIMTQFTMDQIEMLGLIKFDFLGLKTLTVIRQALDLIEKNKGVRLDIDKLSLEDEATYRLCSEGRTTGVFQLESSGMKELLRRLRPEVFEDLVALVALYRPGPLGSNMVEDFIGGKHGSKKITYMLPQLEPILKETYGVILYQEQVMKIGQVLANYTMAEADELRKAIGKKKPEVMARHRERFIEGASRNGVDPKTAETLFDLIDKFGGYGFNKSHSAAYALIAYQTAYLKAHYPVEFMAALLTQDMGNQDKTIKNIAECREMGIPILPPDLNESQADFAVVGESIRFGLAAVKNVGLKAVESIIEERSRGGPFKDLVDFCNRVDGSKVNRRVLEGLVQCGAFDFTGIERARLFASLDRVTRFCSANHDTSQLSIFSALSKDELNGCGTLDLPEAEPWGEKERLRREKEALGFYITGHPLDRYTEEVSRLASCSIQELPNLPDKSKVDVAGVIEKIKIKRTKKGDKMAVLSFEDPTGSVEVVIFPDTFNHYTHLLKSEDPLLIRGTAEVEENSAKIIAQEILSMDRARQDAVKVVELTLRQPVLKRENLEEVKEILFKYPGESNVLFRVDPGEGRVFVVSAPFFKVSPSADMIREMENLLGEKVICRYGEKNHHPGNAKHP